In a single window of the Anguilla rostrata isolate EN2019 chromosome 4, ASM1855537v3, whole genome shotgun sequence genome:
- the LOC135253685 gene encoding hippocampus abundant transcript 1 protein isoform X1 produces the protein MTQGKKKKRANRSLMLAKKIIIKDGGTPQGFGSPSVYHAVIVIFLEFFAWGLLTTPTLVVLHETFPKHTFLMNGLIQGVKGLLSFLSAPLIGALSDVWGRKSFLLLTVFFTCAPIPLLKISPWWYFAVISVSGVFAVTFSVIFAYVADITQEHERSMAYGLVSATFAASLVTSPAIGAYLGRVYGDSLVVVLASAIAMLDICFILVAVPESLPEKIRPASWGAPISWEQADPFASLRKVGQDSTVLLICITVFLSYLPEAGQYSSFFLYLRQIMGFSPESVAAFIAVLGLLSIIAQTVVLSLLMRSIGNKNTILLGLGFQILQLAWYGFGSEPWMVWAAGAVAAMSSITFPAISALVSRTADPDQQGVGQGMITGIRGLCNGLGPALYGFIFYIFHVELDEVPDTSTESQRPPLLAQQSAIIPGPPFLFGACSVLLALLVALFIPEHTNLAPRAGGWKKHSSPHGHPHSPQPPGEAKEPLLQDTNV, from the exons ATGACACAAGGTAAAAAGAAGAAACGGGCGAATCGCAGTCTTATGCTCgcgaaaaaaattataattaaggATGGAGGAACG CCACAAGGTTTCGGATCTCCCAGCGTTTACCATGCTGTTATTGTCATCTTTTTGGAGTTCTTTGCCTGGGGTCTACTCACAACACCGACATTGGTG GTCTTACACGAGACGTTCCCCAAGCACACGTTTCTGATGAACGGCCTGATCCAGGGGGTGAAG GGTCTGCTGTCCTTCCTGAGCGCCCCTCTGATCGGCGCCCTGTCGGACGTGTGGGGCCGCAAGTCCTTCCTCCTGCTCACGGTCTTCTTCACCTGCGCTCCCATTCCGCTCCTGAAGATCAGCCCCTG GTGGTACTTTGCGGTTATCTCGGTGTCTGGAGTGTTTGCTGTGACGTTTTCGGTCATTTTTGCCTACGTGGCTGACATCACTCAGGAGCATGAGCGCAGCATGGCCTACGGACTG GTGTCGGCCACCTTCGCCGCCAGCCTGGTGACGAGCCCGGCCATCGGGGCCTACCTGGGCCGGGTGTACGGGGACAgcctggtggtggtgctggccTCCGCCATCGCCATGCTGGACATCTGCTTCATCCTGGTGGCCGTGCCCGAGTCGCTGCCGGAGAAGATCCGCCCGGCCTCCTGGGGAGCGCCCATCTCCTGGGAGCAGGCCGACCCCTTCGCC TCCCTGAGGAAGGTGGGCCAGGACTCCACCGTGCTGCTCATCTGTATAACCGTGTTCCTGTCCTACCTCCCCGAGGCCGGCCAGTACTCCAGCTTCTTCCTGTATCTGCGCCAG ATCATGGGATTTTCTCCAGAAAGCGTGGCAGCTTTTATAGCTGTTCTAGGGTTACTTTCTATCATTGCACAG ACTGTAGTATTGAGTTTACTCATGCGTTCCATTGGGAACAAGAACACTATCTTACTCGGTCTCGGGTTCCAGATCCTGCAGCTGGCTTGGTATGGGTTTGGTTCAGAGCCTTG GATGGTGTGGGCAGCGGGAGCAGTGGCAGCCATGTCCAGCATCACCTTCCCAGCCATCAGCGCCCTGGTGTCCCGCACTGCGGACCCCGACCAGCAAG gggtggggcagggcatGATCACGGGCATCCGCGGGCTGTGTAACGGCCTGGGCCCGGCGCTCTATGGCTTCATCTTCTACATCTTTCACGTGGAGCTGGACGAGGTACCGGACACCAGCACCGAGTCGCAGCGCCCCCCTCTGCTGGCCCAGCAG AGCGCCATAATCCCGGGCCCGCCCTTCCTGTTCGGAGCGTGCTCGGTGCTGCTCGCCCTGCTGGTGGCGCTCTTCATCCCCGAGCACACCAACCTGGCCCCGCGCGCGGGCGGGTGGAAGAAGCACAGCTCGCCCCACGGgcacccccacagcccccagccccccgggGAGGCCAAGGAGCCCCTGCTGCAGGACACCAACGTGTGA
- the LOC135253685 gene encoding hippocampus abundant transcript 1 protein isoform X2 has protein sequence MNGLIQGVKGLLSFLSAPLIGALSDVWGRKSFLLLTVFFTCAPIPLLKISPWWYFAVISVSGVFAVTFSVIFAYVADITQEHERSMAYGLVSATFAASLVTSPAIGAYLGRVYGDSLVVVLASAIAMLDICFILVAVPESLPEKIRPASWGAPISWEQADPFASLRKVGQDSTVLLICITVFLSYLPEAGQYSSFFLYLRQIMGFSPESVAAFIAVLGLLSIIAQTVVLSLLMRSIGNKNTILLGLGFQILQLAWYGFGSEPWMVWAAGAVAAMSSITFPAISALVSRTADPDQQGVGQGMITGIRGLCNGLGPALYGFIFYIFHVELDEVPDTSTESQRPPLLAQQSAIIPGPPFLFGACSVLLALLVALFIPEHTNLAPRAGGWKKHSSPHGHPHSPQPPGEAKEPLLQDTNV, from the exons ATGAACGGCCTGATCCAGGGGGTGAAG GGTCTGCTGTCCTTCCTGAGCGCCCCTCTGATCGGCGCCCTGTCGGACGTGTGGGGCCGCAAGTCCTTCCTCCTGCTCACGGTCTTCTTCACCTGCGCTCCCATTCCGCTCCTGAAGATCAGCCCCTG GTGGTACTTTGCGGTTATCTCGGTGTCTGGAGTGTTTGCTGTGACGTTTTCGGTCATTTTTGCCTACGTGGCTGACATCACTCAGGAGCATGAGCGCAGCATGGCCTACGGACTG GTGTCGGCCACCTTCGCCGCCAGCCTGGTGACGAGCCCGGCCATCGGGGCCTACCTGGGCCGGGTGTACGGGGACAgcctggtggtggtgctggccTCCGCCATCGCCATGCTGGACATCTGCTTCATCCTGGTGGCCGTGCCCGAGTCGCTGCCGGAGAAGATCCGCCCGGCCTCCTGGGGAGCGCCCATCTCCTGGGAGCAGGCCGACCCCTTCGCC TCCCTGAGGAAGGTGGGCCAGGACTCCACCGTGCTGCTCATCTGTATAACCGTGTTCCTGTCCTACCTCCCCGAGGCCGGCCAGTACTCCAGCTTCTTCCTGTATCTGCGCCAG ATCATGGGATTTTCTCCAGAAAGCGTGGCAGCTTTTATAGCTGTTCTAGGGTTACTTTCTATCATTGCACAG ACTGTAGTATTGAGTTTACTCATGCGTTCCATTGGGAACAAGAACACTATCTTACTCGGTCTCGGGTTCCAGATCCTGCAGCTGGCTTGGTATGGGTTTGGTTCAGAGCCTTG GATGGTGTGGGCAGCGGGAGCAGTGGCAGCCATGTCCAGCATCACCTTCCCAGCCATCAGCGCCCTGGTGTCCCGCACTGCGGACCCCGACCAGCAAG gggtggggcagggcatGATCACGGGCATCCGCGGGCTGTGTAACGGCCTGGGCCCGGCGCTCTATGGCTTCATCTTCTACATCTTTCACGTGGAGCTGGACGAGGTACCGGACACCAGCACCGAGTCGCAGCGCCCCCCTCTGCTGGCCCAGCAG AGCGCCATAATCCCGGGCCCGCCCTTCCTGTTCGGAGCGTGCTCGGTGCTGCTCGCCCTGCTGGTGGCGCTCTTCATCCCCGAGCACACCAACCTGGCCCCGCGCGCGGGCGGGTGGAAGAAGCACAGCTCGCCCCACGGgcacccccacagcccccagccccccgggGAGGCCAAGGAGCCCCTGCTGCAGGACACCAACGTGTGA